One genomic window of Mercenaria mercenaria strain notata chromosome 2, MADL_Memer_1, whole genome shotgun sequence includes the following:
- the LOC128555230 gene encoding integrin beta-like protein C, which translates to MMEHRLDILVILTAFFLRNVSASHFRGAIITWKPGASQNEVIIDYRISWRMTYSDSFTCDDNTIQTGETIGGEGTIDCFDNCAGSLGSLRYQCTDYSTNEDWSSGKGRITATLTSSYSPYTYYNYYRSSVFHFGFAGQAWINTLVVGSGGSWQLKTTADLTYRSDIGRINSSPRAEVSPIVRLQRGCNHTVIIPGKHNHFEFKVL; encoded by the exons ATGATGGAACATCGGTTGGACATTTTGGTCATTTTGACTGCATTTTTCCTCAGAAATGTATCTGCGTCACATTTTCGGGGAGCAATCATAACATGGAAACCAGGAGCGAGTCAG AATGAAGTTATAATAGATTACCGTATATCGTGGAGAATGACATATAGTGACAGCTTCACGTGCGACGACAACACGATACAAACAGGTGAAACAATCGGCGGAGAAGGGACAATCGATTGCTTTGACAACTGCGCCGGTTCTCTTGGGTCTTTGCGTTATCAGTGCACAGATTACAGTACAAACGAAGACTGGTCATCAGGGAAAGGACGAATAACAGCTACCTTAACTAGCTCCTACTCGCCCTACACATACTATAATTATTATCGTTCGTCAGTGTTTCACTTCGG ATTCGCAGGACAGGCCTGGATAAACACTCTCGTAGTTGGTAGCGGTGGATCATGGCAACTAAAAACCACTGCTGATTTGACATATAGATCGGATATAGGGCGAATAAATTCATCTCCGAGAGCGGAAGTGTCTCCTATAGTTCGACTGCAACGTGGTTGTAACCATACAGTCATTATTCCTGGTAAGCATAATCATTTCGAATTCAAAGTCCTTTGA